One stretch of Apis cerana isolate GH-2021 linkage group LG8, AcerK_1.0, whole genome shotgun sequence DNA includes these proteins:
- the LOC108001702 gene encoding fork head domain transcription factor slp1-like isoform X2 — MSQHRAGVCKLPATALQTLPATSQKSFWPGLVDAPTSFTLHDSPELQQGNGNLGVTGLGGMQESSHSLKIKQEPFQVSPPSPLPPLHQVSSFVSEMQNGCIGVASKELDSSVNLTRGLTSHHTSLSHHHSHHSLHSPNSAVSMHSTGSTHHHLDEKGSSPTGALHSTTNSNPSTPSTPSTPTTVADGSSTATVTGNGNTNNDSASKKPPYSYVALIAMAIQHSAQKRATLSEIYAYITARFPYFQKNKKGWQNSIRHNLSLNECFVKVPRDGGGERKGNFWTLDPQYVDMFENGNYRRRRRMKRPYRNAPYKPLFGDPFTPTHVHLGPRNLFGPSPPSYAPSTYTRYDTSAWSLQQSQLPYSHCPSLQPQLQPMQSMQIPNMNGYSQLGTSLTFQGNYLDVPGGTTSSSGSMTSGSFGSSFARRHDAAMTQETVPTRCYWPEMVNVKEEPGTVAVSSTSVGSVGVPSGMMGSTTPSGVSTTGFAPMEFQSRSKCFM, encoded by the exons ATGTCACAACACCGGGCCGGTGTTTGTAAGCTTCCGGCGACGGCACTTCAAACATTGCCAGCTACGAGCCAGAAGTCTTTTTGGCCCGGCCTCGTGGATGCGCCAACGTCGTTCACGTTGCACGATTCTCCG GAATTACAGCAAGGTAATGGAAATCTGGGTGTCACGGGGCTGGGCGGGATGCAGGAGTCGTCTCATTCGTTGAAGATCAAGCAGGAGCCTTTTCAGGTGTCCCCGCCATCTCCCCTTCCCCCCCTGCATCAAG TGAGCAGCTTTGTATCAGAGATGCAAAATGGCTGCATCGGTGTCGCATCGAAGGAGCTGGACTCTTCCGTGAACCTCACCAGAGGGCTGACATCGCACCACACGTCTCTGAGTCATCATCACTCTCATCACAGCCTACACAGCCCGAATTCTGCGGTTTCCATGCATTCGACAGGTTCCACTCATCATCATCTTGATGAAAAGGGATCGTCACCGACCGGAGCTCTTCATAGCACCACCAACAGCAATCCATCGACACCATCGACACCCTCCACCCCGACAACAGTAGCGGACGGCTCCTCTACGGCGACAGTAACCGGAAATGGGAATACTAACAATGATTCGGCCAGCAAAAAGCCTCCGTATAGTTATGTTGCTCTAATCGCCATGGCTATACAGCACAGCGCTCAGAAAAGGGCGACTTTGAGCGAGATTTACGCTTACATTACCGCCAGATTTCCCTACTTTCAGAAGAACAAAAAAGGCTGGCAAAATTCTATCAGGCATAATCTATCGTTGAACGAGTGTTTCGTGAAAGTACCACGCGATGGAGGTGGCGAGAGGAAAGGAAACTTTTGGACTCTCG aCCCGCAATACGTGGATATGTTTGAAAATGGTAACTATAGGAGGCGTAGACGTATGAAGCGACCATATAGAAATGCACCGTATAAACCGCTGTTCGGCGACCCTTTCACTCCCACGCACGTCCACTTAGGTCCCAGGAACTTGTTTGGCCCCTCACCACCGTCCTATGCTCCGTCTACGTACACCAGATACGACACCAG TGCTTGGAGTCTTCAACAGTCTCAGCTGCCCTACAGCCACTGTCCATCA CTTCAGCCGCAATTGCAACCAATGCAGTCCATGCAGATTCCTAACATGAACGGTTACAGTCAATTAGGCACCTCGTTAA CGTTTCAAGGCAATTACTTGGATGTTCCAGGTGGAACCACGAGTTCCTCAGGCTCGATGACAAGTGGTTCTTTTGGAAGTAGTTTCGCAAGGAGGCACGATGCCGCCATGACTCAAGAAACAGTGCCTACCAGGTGCTATTGGCCTGAAA TGGTGAACGTAAAAGAGGAGCCAGGAACTGTAGCAGTATCCAGTACCAGCGTAGGCAGTGTAGGTGTTCCTTCAGGAATGATGGGCTCTACAACTCCATCAGGGGTTTCCACGACTGGATTTGCACCCATGGAGTTTCAATCGCGGTCCAAGTGCTTCATGTGA
- the LOC108001702 gene encoding forkhead box protein I1-like isoform X1 has protein sequence MSQHRAGVCKLPATALQTLPATSQKSFWPGLVDAPTSFTLHDSPELQQGNGNLGVTGLGGMQESSHSLKIKQEPFQVSPPSPLPPLHQVSSFVSEMQNGCIGVASKELDSSVNLTRGLTSHHTSLSHHHSHHSLHSPNSAVSMHSTGSTHHHLDEKGSSPTGALHSTTNSNPSTPSTPSTPTTVADGSSTATVTGNGNTNNDSASKKPPYSYVALIAMAIQHSAQKRATLSEIYAYITARFPYFQKNKKGWQNSIRHNLSLNECFVKVPRDGGGERKGNFWTLDPQYVDMFENGNYRRRRRMKRPYRNAPYKPLFGDPFTPTHVHLGPRNLFGPSPPSYAPSTYTRYDTSAWSLQQSQLPYSHCPSLQPQLQPMQSMQIPNMNGYSQLGTSLNKAFQGNYLDVPGGTTSSSGSMTSGSFGSSFARRHDAAMTQETVPTRCYWPEMVNVKEEPGTVAVSSTSVGSVGVPSGMMGSTTPSGVSTTGFAPMEFQSRSKCFM, from the exons ATGTCACAACACCGGGCCGGTGTTTGTAAGCTTCCGGCGACGGCACTTCAAACATTGCCAGCTACGAGCCAGAAGTCTTTTTGGCCCGGCCTCGTGGATGCGCCAACGTCGTTCACGTTGCACGATTCTCCG GAATTACAGCAAGGTAATGGAAATCTGGGTGTCACGGGGCTGGGCGGGATGCAGGAGTCGTCTCATTCGTTGAAGATCAAGCAGGAGCCTTTTCAGGTGTCCCCGCCATCTCCCCTTCCCCCCCTGCATCAAG TGAGCAGCTTTGTATCAGAGATGCAAAATGGCTGCATCGGTGTCGCATCGAAGGAGCTGGACTCTTCCGTGAACCTCACCAGAGGGCTGACATCGCACCACACGTCTCTGAGTCATCATCACTCTCATCACAGCCTACACAGCCCGAATTCTGCGGTTTCCATGCATTCGACAGGTTCCACTCATCATCATCTTGATGAAAAGGGATCGTCACCGACCGGAGCTCTTCATAGCACCACCAACAGCAATCCATCGACACCATCGACACCCTCCACCCCGACAACAGTAGCGGACGGCTCCTCTACGGCGACAGTAACCGGAAATGGGAATACTAACAATGATTCGGCCAGCAAAAAGCCTCCGTATAGTTATGTTGCTCTAATCGCCATGGCTATACAGCACAGCGCTCAGAAAAGGGCGACTTTGAGCGAGATTTACGCTTACATTACCGCCAGATTTCCCTACTTTCAGAAGAACAAAAAAGGCTGGCAAAATTCTATCAGGCATAATCTATCGTTGAACGAGTGTTTCGTGAAAGTACCACGCGATGGAGGTGGCGAGAGGAAAGGAAACTTTTGGACTCTCG aCCCGCAATACGTGGATATGTTTGAAAATGGTAACTATAGGAGGCGTAGACGTATGAAGCGACCATATAGAAATGCACCGTATAAACCGCTGTTCGGCGACCCTTTCACTCCCACGCACGTCCACTTAGGTCCCAGGAACTTGTTTGGCCCCTCACCACCGTCCTATGCTCCGTCTACGTACACCAGATACGACACCAG TGCTTGGAGTCTTCAACAGTCTCAGCTGCCCTACAGCCACTGTCCATCA CTTCAGCCGCAATTGCAACCAATGCAGTCCATGCAGATTCCTAACATGAACGGTTACAGTCAATTAGGCACCTCGTTAA ACAAAGCGTTTCAAGGCAATTACTTGGATGTTCCAGGTGGAACCACGAGTTCCTCAGGCTCGATGACAAGTGGTTCTTTTGGAAGTAGTTTCGCAAGGAGGCACGATGCCGCCATGACTCAAGAAACAGTGCCTACCAGGTGCTATTGGCCTGAAA TGGTGAACGTAAAAGAGGAGCCAGGAACTGTAGCAGTATCCAGTACCAGCGTAGGCAGTGTAGGTGTTCCTTCAGGAATGATGGGCTCTACAACTCCATCAGGGGTTTCCACGACTGGATTTGCACCCATGGAGTTTCAATCGCGGTCCAAGTGCTTCATGTGA
- the LOC108001702 gene encoding forkhead box protein I1-like isoform X4, translating into MSQHRAGVCKLPATALQTLPATSQKSFWPGLVDAPTSFTLHDSPELQQGNGNLGVTGLGGMQESSHSLKIKQEPFQVSPPSPLPPLHQVSSFVSEMQNGCIGVASKELDSSVNLTRGLTSHHTSLSHHHSHHSLHSPNSAVSMHSTGSTHHHLDEKGSSPTGALHSTTNSNPSTPSTPSTPTTVADGSSTATVTGNGNTNNDSASKKPPYSYVALIAMAIQHSAQKRATLSEIYAYITARFPYFQKNKKGWQNSIRHNLSLNECFVKVPRDGGGERKGNFWTLDPQYVDMFENGNYRRRRRMKRPYRNAPYKPLFGDPFTPTHVHLGPRNLFGPSPPSYAPSTYTRYDTSAWSLQQSQLPYSHCPSLQPQLQPMQSMQIPNMNGYSQLGTSLSGTTSSSGSMTSGSFGSSFARRHDAAMTQETVPTRCYWPEMVNVKEEPGTVAVSSTSVGSVGVPSGMMGSTTPSGVSTTGFAPMEFQSRSKCFM; encoded by the exons ATGTCACAACACCGGGCCGGTGTTTGTAAGCTTCCGGCGACGGCACTTCAAACATTGCCAGCTACGAGCCAGAAGTCTTTTTGGCCCGGCCTCGTGGATGCGCCAACGTCGTTCACGTTGCACGATTCTCCG GAATTACAGCAAGGTAATGGAAATCTGGGTGTCACGGGGCTGGGCGGGATGCAGGAGTCGTCTCATTCGTTGAAGATCAAGCAGGAGCCTTTTCAGGTGTCCCCGCCATCTCCCCTTCCCCCCCTGCATCAAG TGAGCAGCTTTGTATCAGAGATGCAAAATGGCTGCATCGGTGTCGCATCGAAGGAGCTGGACTCTTCCGTGAACCTCACCAGAGGGCTGACATCGCACCACACGTCTCTGAGTCATCATCACTCTCATCACAGCCTACACAGCCCGAATTCTGCGGTTTCCATGCATTCGACAGGTTCCACTCATCATCATCTTGATGAAAAGGGATCGTCACCGACCGGAGCTCTTCATAGCACCACCAACAGCAATCCATCGACACCATCGACACCCTCCACCCCGACAACAGTAGCGGACGGCTCCTCTACGGCGACAGTAACCGGAAATGGGAATACTAACAATGATTCGGCCAGCAAAAAGCCTCCGTATAGTTATGTTGCTCTAATCGCCATGGCTATACAGCACAGCGCTCAGAAAAGGGCGACTTTGAGCGAGATTTACGCTTACATTACCGCCAGATTTCCCTACTTTCAGAAGAACAAAAAAGGCTGGCAAAATTCTATCAGGCATAATCTATCGTTGAACGAGTGTTTCGTGAAAGTACCACGCGATGGAGGTGGCGAGAGGAAAGGAAACTTTTGGACTCTCG aCCCGCAATACGTGGATATGTTTGAAAATGGTAACTATAGGAGGCGTAGACGTATGAAGCGACCATATAGAAATGCACCGTATAAACCGCTGTTCGGCGACCCTTTCACTCCCACGCACGTCCACTTAGGTCCCAGGAACTTGTTTGGCCCCTCACCACCGTCCTATGCTCCGTCTACGTACACCAGATACGACACCAG TGCTTGGAGTCTTCAACAGTCTCAGCTGCCCTACAGCCACTGTCCATCA CTTCAGCCGCAATTGCAACCAATGCAGTCCATGCAGATTCCTAACATGAACGGTTACAGTCAATTAGGCACCTCGTTAA GTGGAACCACGAGTTCCTCAGGCTCGATGACAAGTGGTTCTTTTGGAAGTAGTTTCGCAAGGAGGCACGATGCCGCCATGACTCAAGAAACAGTGCCTACCAGGTGCTATTGGCCTGAAA TGGTGAACGTAAAAGAGGAGCCAGGAACTGTAGCAGTATCCAGTACCAGCGTAGGCAGTGTAGGTGTTCCTTCAGGAATGATGGGCTCTACAACTCCATCAGGGGTTTCCACGACTGGATTTGCACCCATGGAGTTTCAATCGCGGTCCAAGTGCTTCATGTGA
- the LOC108001702 gene encoding fork head domain transcription factor slp1-like isoform X3 produces MSQHRAGVCKLPATALQTLPATSQKSFWPGLVDAPTSFTLHDSPELQQGNGNLGVTGLGGMQESSHSLKIKQEPFQVSPPSPLPPLHQVSSFVSEMQNGCIGVASKELDSSVNLTRGLTSHHTSLSHHHSHHSLHSPNSAVSMHSTGSTHHHLDEKGSSPTGALHSTTNSNPSTPSTPSTPTTVADGSSTATVTGNGNTNNDSASKKPPYSYVALIAMAIQHSAQKRATLSEIYAYITARFPYFQKNKKGWQNSIRHNLSLNECFVKVPRDGGGERKGNFWTLDPQYVDMFENGNYRRRRRMKRPYRNAPYKPLFGDPFTPTHVHLGPRNLFGPSPPSYAPSTYTRYDTSAWSLQQSQLPYSHCPSLQPQLQPMQSMQIPNMNGYSQLGTSLSNYLDVPGGTTSSSGSMTSGSFGSSFARRHDAAMTQETVPTRCYWPEMVNVKEEPGTVAVSSTSVGSVGVPSGMMGSTTPSGVSTTGFAPMEFQSRSKCFM; encoded by the exons ATGTCACAACACCGGGCCGGTGTTTGTAAGCTTCCGGCGACGGCACTTCAAACATTGCCAGCTACGAGCCAGAAGTCTTTTTGGCCCGGCCTCGTGGATGCGCCAACGTCGTTCACGTTGCACGATTCTCCG GAATTACAGCAAGGTAATGGAAATCTGGGTGTCACGGGGCTGGGCGGGATGCAGGAGTCGTCTCATTCGTTGAAGATCAAGCAGGAGCCTTTTCAGGTGTCCCCGCCATCTCCCCTTCCCCCCCTGCATCAAG TGAGCAGCTTTGTATCAGAGATGCAAAATGGCTGCATCGGTGTCGCATCGAAGGAGCTGGACTCTTCCGTGAACCTCACCAGAGGGCTGACATCGCACCACACGTCTCTGAGTCATCATCACTCTCATCACAGCCTACACAGCCCGAATTCTGCGGTTTCCATGCATTCGACAGGTTCCACTCATCATCATCTTGATGAAAAGGGATCGTCACCGACCGGAGCTCTTCATAGCACCACCAACAGCAATCCATCGACACCATCGACACCCTCCACCCCGACAACAGTAGCGGACGGCTCCTCTACGGCGACAGTAACCGGAAATGGGAATACTAACAATGATTCGGCCAGCAAAAAGCCTCCGTATAGTTATGTTGCTCTAATCGCCATGGCTATACAGCACAGCGCTCAGAAAAGGGCGACTTTGAGCGAGATTTACGCTTACATTACCGCCAGATTTCCCTACTTTCAGAAGAACAAAAAAGGCTGGCAAAATTCTATCAGGCATAATCTATCGTTGAACGAGTGTTTCGTGAAAGTACCACGCGATGGAGGTGGCGAGAGGAAAGGAAACTTTTGGACTCTCG aCCCGCAATACGTGGATATGTTTGAAAATGGTAACTATAGGAGGCGTAGACGTATGAAGCGACCATATAGAAATGCACCGTATAAACCGCTGTTCGGCGACCCTTTCACTCCCACGCACGTCCACTTAGGTCCCAGGAACTTGTTTGGCCCCTCACCACCGTCCTATGCTCCGTCTACGTACACCAGATACGACACCAG TGCTTGGAGTCTTCAACAGTCTCAGCTGCCCTACAGCCACTGTCCATCA CTTCAGCCGCAATTGCAACCAATGCAGTCCATGCAGATTCCTAACATGAACGGTTACAGTCAATTAGGCACCTCGTTAA GCAATTACTTGGATGTTCCAGGTGGAACCACGAGTTCCTCAGGCTCGATGACAAGTGGTTCTTTTGGAAGTAGTTTCGCAAGGAGGCACGATGCCGCCATGACTCAAGAAACAGTGCCTACCAGGTGCTATTGGCCTGAAA TGGTGAACGTAAAAGAGGAGCCAGGAACTGTAGCAGTATCCAGTACCAGCGTAGGCAGTGTAGGTGTTCCTTCAGGAATGATGGGCTCTACAACTCCATCAGGGGTTTCCACGACTGGATTTGCACCCATGGAGTTTCAATCGCGGTCCAAGTGCTTCATGTGA
- the LOC108001702 gene encoding forkhead box protein I1-like isoform X8: MNYDLDKPRMVSHVIPVAGELQQGNGNLGVTGLGGMQESSHSLKIKQEPFQVSPPSPLPPLHQVSSFVSEMQNGCIGVASKELDSSVNLTRGLTSHHTSLSHHHSHHSLHSPNSAVSMHSTGSTHHHLDEKGSSPTGALHSTTNSNPSTPSTPSTPTTVADGSSTATVTGNGNTNNDSASKKPPYSYVALIAMAIQHSAQKRATLSEIYAYITARFPYFQKNKKGWQNSIRHNLSLNECFVKVPRDGGGERKGNFWTLDPQYVDMFENGNYRRRRRMKRPYRNAPYKPLFGDPFTPTHVHLGPRNLFGPSPPSYAPSTYTRYDTSAWSLQQSQLPYSHCPSLQPQLQPMQSMQIPNMNGYSQLGTSLSGTTSSSGSMTSGSFGSSFARRHDAAMTQETVPTRCYWPEMVNVKEEPGTVAVSSTSVGSVGVPSGMMGSTTPSGVSTTGFAPMEFQSRSKCFM, translated from the exons GAATTACAGCAAGGTAATGGAAATCTGGGTGTCACGGGGCTGGGCGGGATGCAGGAGTCGTCTCATTCGTTGAAGATCAAGCAGGAGCCTTTTCAGGTGTCCCCGCCATCTCCCCTTCCCCCCCTGCATCAAG TGAGCAGCTTTGTATCAGAGATGCAAAATGGCTGCATCGGTGTCGCATCGAAGGAGCTGGACTCTTCCGTGAACCTCACCAGAGGGCTGACATCGCACCACACGTCTCTGAGTCATCATCACTCTCATCACAGCCTACACAGCCCGAATTCTGCGGTTTCCATGCATTCGACAGGTTCCACTCATCATCATCTTGATGAAAAGGGATCGTCACCGACCGGAGCTCTTCATAGCACCACCAACAGCAATCCATCGACACCATCGACACCCTCCACCCCGACAACAGTAGCGGACGGCTCCTCTACGGCGACAGTAACCGGAAATGGGAATACTAACAATGATTCGGCCAGCAAAAAGCCTCCGTATAGTTATGTTGCTCTAATCGCCATGGCTATACAGCACAGCGCTCAGAAAAGGGCGACTTTGAGCGAGATTTACGCTTACATTACCGCCAGATTTCCCTACTTTCAGAAGAACAAAAAAGGCTGGCAAAATTCTATCAGGCATAATCTATCGTTGAACGAGTGTTTCGTGAAAGTACCACGCGATGGAGGTGGCGAGAGGAAAGGAAACTTTTGGACTCTCG aCCCGCAATACGTGGATATGTTTGAAAATGGTAACTATAGGAGGCGTAGACGTATGAAGCGACCATATAGAAATGCACCGTATAAACCGCTGTTCGGCGACCCTTTCACTCCCACGCACGTCCACTTAGGTCCCAGGAACTTGTTTGGCCCCTCACCACCGTCCTATGCTCCGTCTACGTACACCAGATACGACACCAG TGCTTGGAGTCTTCAACAGTCTCAGCTGCCCTACAGCCACTGTCCATCA CTTCAGCCGCAATTGCAACCAATGCAGTCCATGCAGATTCCTAACATGAACGGTTACAGTCAATTAGGCACCTCGTTAA GTGGAACCACGAGTTCCTCAGGCTCGATGACAAGTGGTTCTTTTGGAAGTAGTTTCGCAAGGAGGCACGATGCCGCCATGACTCAAGAAACAGTGCCTACCAGGTGCTATTGGCCTGAAA TGGTGAACGTAAAAGAGGAGCCAGGAACTGTAGCAGTATCCAGTACCAGCGTAGGCAGTGTAGGTGTTCCTTCAGGAATGATGGGCTCTACAACTCCATCAGGGGTTTCCACGACTGGATTTGCACCCATGGAGTTTCAATCGCGGTCCAAGTGCTTCATGTGA
- the LOC108001702 gene encoding forkhead box protein D2-like isoform X9: MQESSHSLKIKQEPFQVSPPSPLPPLHQVSSFVSEMQNGCIGVASKELDSSVNLTRGLTSHHTSLSHHHSHHSLHSPNSAVSMHSTGSTHHHLDEKGSSPTGALHSTTNSNPSTPSTPSTPTTVADGSSTATVTGNGNTNNDSASKKPPYSYVALIAMAIQHSAQKRATLSEIYAYITARFPYFQKNKKGWQNSIRHNLSLNECFVKVPRDGGGERKGNFWTLDPQYVDMFENGNYRRRRRMKRPYRNAPYKPLFGDPFTPTHVHLGPRNLFGPSPPSYAPSTYTRYDTSAWSLQQSQLPYSHCPSLQPQLQPMQSMQIPNMNGYSQLGTSLNKAFQGNYLDVPGGTTSSSGSMTSGSFGSSFARRHDAAMTQETVPTRCYWPEMVNVKEEPGTVAVSSTSVGSVGVPSGMMGSTTPSGVSTTGFAPMEFQSRSKCFM, encoded by the exons ATGCAGGAGTCGTCTCATTCGTTGAAGATCAAGCAGGAGCCTTTTCAGGTGTCCCCGCCATCTCCCCTTCCCCCCCTGCATCAAG TGAGCAGCTTTGTATCAGAGATGCAAAATGGCTGCATCGGTGTCGCATCGAAGGAGCTGGACTCTTCCGTGAACCTCACCAGAGGGCTGACATCGCACCACACGTCTCTGAGTCATCATCACTCTCATCACAGCCTACACAGCCCGAATTCTGCGGTTTCCATGCATTCGACAGGTTCCACTCATCATCATCTTGATGAAAAGGGATCGTCACCGACCGGAGCTCTTCATAGCACCACCAACAGCAATCCATCGACACCATCGACACCCTCCACCCCGACAACAGTAGCGGACGGCTCCTCTACGGCGACAGTAACCGGAAATGGGAATACTAACAATGATTCGGCCAGCAAAAAGCCTCCGTATAGTTATGTTGCTCTAATCGCCATGGCTATACAGCACAGCGCTCAGAAAAGGGCGACTTTGAGCGAGATTTACGCTTACATTACCGCCAGATTTCCCTACTTTCAGAAGAACAAAAAAGGCTGGCAAAATTCTATCAGGCATAATCTATCGTTGAACGAGTGTTTCGTGAAAGTACCACGCGATGGAGGTGGCGAGAGGAAAGGAAACTTTTGGACTCTCG aCCCGCAATACGTGGATATGTTTGAAAATGGTAACTATAGGAGGCGTAGACGTATGAAGCGACCATATAGAAATGCACCGTATAAACCGCTGTTCGGCGACCCTTTCACTCCCACGCACGTCCACTTAGGTCCCAGGAACTTGTTTGGCCCCTCACCACCGTCCTATGCTCCGTCTACGTACACCAGATACGACACCAG TGCTTGGAGTCTTCAACAGTCTCAGCTGCCCTACAGCCACTGTCCATCA CTTCAGCCGCAATTGCAACCAATGCAGTCCATGCAGATTCCTAACATGAACGGTTACAGTCAATTAGGCACCTCGTTAA ACAAAGCGTTTCAAGGCAATTACTTGGATGTTCCAGGTGGAACCACGAGTTCCTCAGGCTCGATGACAAGTGGTTCTTTTGGAAGTAGTTTCGCAAGGAGGCACGATGCCGCCATGACTCAAGAAACAGTGCCTACCAGGTGCTATTGGCCTGAAA TGGTGAACGTAAAAGAGGAGCCAGGAACTGTAGCAGTATCCAGTACCAGCGTAGGCAGTGTAGGTGTTCCTTCAGGAATGATGGGCTCTACAACTCCATCAGGGGTTTCCACGACTGGATTTGCACCCATGGAGTTTCAATCGCGGTCCAAGTGCTTCATGTGA
- the LOC108001702 gene encoding fork head domain transcription factor slp1-like isoform X7 encodes MNYDLDKPRMVSHVIPVAGELQQGNGNLGVTGLGGMQESSHSLKIKQEPFQVSPPSPLPPLHQVSSFVSEMQNGCIGVASKELDSSVNLTRGLTSHHTSLSHHHSHHSLHSPNSAVSMHSTGSTHHHLDEKGSSPTGALHSTTNSNPSTPSTPSTPTTVADGSSTATVTGNGNTNNDSASKKPPYSYVALIAMAIQHSAQKRATLSEIYAYITARFPYFQKNKKGWQNSIRHNLSLNECFVKVPRDGGGERKGNFWTLDPQYVDMFENGNYRRRRRMKRPYRNAPYKPLFGDPFTPTHVHLGPRNLFGPSPPSYAPSTYTRYDTSAWSLQQSQLPYSHCPSLQPQLQPMQSMQIPNMNGYSQLGTSLSNYLDVPGGTTSSSGSMTSGSFGSSFARRHDAAMTQETVPTRCYWPEMVNVKEEPGTVAVSSTSVGSVGVPSGMMGSTTPSGVSTTGFAPMEFQSRSKCFM; translated from the exons GAATTACAGCAAGGTAATGGAAATCTGGGTGTCACGGGGCTGGGCGGGATGCAGGAGTCGTCTCATTCGTTGAAGATCAAGCAGGAGCCTTTTCAGGTGTCCCCGCCATCTCCCCTTCCCCCCCTGCATCAAG TGAGCAGCTTTGTATCAGAGATGCAAAATGGCTGCATCGGTGTCGCATCGAAGGAGCTGGACTCTTCCGTGAACCTCACCAGAGGGCTGACATCGCACCACACGTCTCTGAGTCATCATCACTCTCATCACAGCCTACACAGCCCGAATTCTGCGGTTTCCATGCATTCGACAGGTTCCACTCATCATCATCTTGATGAAAAGGGATCGTCACCGACCGGAGCTCTTCATAGCACCACCAACAGCAATCCATCGACACCATCGACACCCTCCACCCCGACAACAGTAGCGGACGGCTCCTCTACGGCGACAGTAACCGGAAATGGGAATACTAACAATGATTCGGCCAGCAAAAAGCCTCCGTATAGTTATGTTGCTCTAATCGCCATGGCTATACAGCACAGCGCTCAGAAAAGGGCGACTTTGAGCGAGATTTACGCTTACATTACCGCCAGATTTCCCTACTTTCAGAAGAACAAAAAAGGCTGGCAAAATTCTATCAGGCATAATCTATCGTTGAACGAGTGTTTCGTGAAAGTACCACGCGATGGAGGTGGCGAGAGGAAAGGAAACTTTTGGACTCTCG aCCCGCAATACGTGGATATGTTTGAAAATGGTAACTATAGGAGGCGTAGACGTATGAAGCGACCATATAGAAATGCACCGTATAAACCGCTGTTCGGCGACCCTTTCACTCCCACGCACGTCCACTTAGGTCCCAGGAACTTGTTTGGCCCCTCACCACCGTCCTATGCTCCGTCTACGTACACCAGATACGACACCAG TGCTTGGAGTCTTCAACAGTCTCAGCTGCCCTACAGCCACTGTCCATCA CTTCAGCCGCAATTGCAACCAATGCAGTCCATGCAGATTCCTAACATGAACGGTTACAGTCAATTAGGCACCTCGTTAA GCAATTACTTGGATGTTCCAGGTGGAACCACGAGTTCCTCAGGCTCGATGACAAGTGGTTCTTTTGGAAGTAGTTTCGCAAGGAGGCACGATGCCGCCATGACTCAAGAAACAGTGCCTACCAGGTGCTATTGGCCTGAAA TGGTGAACGTAAAAGAGGAGCCAGGAACTGTAGCAGTATCCAGTACCAGCGTAGGCAGTGTAGGTGTTCCTTCAGGAATGATGGGCTCTACAACTCCATCAGGGGTTTCCACGACTGGATTTGCACCCATGGAGTTTCAATCGCGGTCCAAGTGCTTCATGTGA